One Megalops cyprinoides isolate fMegCyp1 chromosome 4, fMegCyp1.pri, whole genome shotgun sequence genomic window carries:
- the LOC118776797 gene encoding ATP synthase subunit C lysine N-methyltransferase-like isoform X2 has translation MDDSIEVFLQDRSVRFLHRHQDKPVLTASTGALLAGFYGLWTMFALPGSRKVPIRLKVPYLPSSATQTRNVMKLLEGRQGSLADLGSGDGRLVFAASSAGFQCTGFEINPVLLAYSRGKARWRGLPTSQANFVNKDFWKTDLSRYDNVTVFLAPGVMEALEQKLLAELPDHARIIACRFPFPHWAAFHSEGSDLDQVWAYNISAVRKPAM, from the exons ATGGACGATTCTATCGAAGTCTTCCTCCAGGATAGGAGTGTGAGGTTCCTGCATCGTCACCAGGACAAACCAGTGCTCACAGCGTCCACCGGAGCCTTGCTGGCTGGTTTCTACGGACTGTGGACAATGTTTGCTCTGCCGGGCTCCCGGAAGGTGCCCATAAGGCTCAAG GTGCCCTACCTGCCATCGAGTGCCACACAGACCAGGAATGTAATGAAACTCTTAGAGGGACGGCAAGGCTCTCttgctgatctgggatcaggtGATGGCAGACTG gtgttTGCAGCATCCTCTGCAGGGTTCCAGTGCACTGGATTTGAAATAAACCCTGTGCTGCTGGCCTACTCCAGAGGTAAGGCACGGTGGAGGGGGCTCCCAACCAGCCAGGCCAACTTTGTAAACAAGGACTTCTGGAAG aCTGACCTTTCAAGATATGACAATGTCACAGTATTCTTAGCCCCTGGCGTG ATGGAGGCCTTGGAGCAGAAGCTGCTAGCAGAGCTGCCTGACCATGCCAGAATCATCGCCTGCCGTTTCCCCTTCCCCCACTGGGCAGCCTTTCACTCCGAGGGATCTGACCTGGACCAGGTGTGGGCCTACAACATCAGCGCTGTCCGCAAGCCTGCCATGTGA
- the LOC118776797 gene encoding ATP synthase subunit C lysine N-methyltransferase-like isoform X1: MLYTSTLGKAFQVRFVMDDSIEVFLQDRSVRFLHRHQDKPVLTASTGALLAGFYGLWTMFALPGSRKVPIRLKVPYLPSSATQTRNVMKLLEGRQGSLADLGSGDGRLVFAASSAGFQCTGFEINPVLLAYSRGKARWRGLPTSQANFVNKDFWKTDLSRYDNVTVFLAPGVMEALEQKLLAELPDHARIIACRFPFPHWAAFHSEGSDLDQVWAYNISAVRKPAM, encoded by the exons ATGTTGTATACCAGTACACTTGGGAAAGCGTTTCAG GTGCGATTTGTGATGGACGATTCTATCGAAGTCTTCCTCCAGGATAGGAGTGTGAGGTTCCTGCATCGTCACCAGGACAAACCAGTGCTCACAGCGTCCACCGGAGCCTTGCTGGCTGGTTTCTACGGACTGTGGACAATGTTTGCTCTGCCGGGCTCCCGGAAGGTGCCCATAAGGCTCAAG GTGCCCTACCTGCCATCGAGTGCCACACAGACCAGGAATGTAATGAAACTCTTAGAGGGACGGCAAGGCTCTCttgctgatctgggatcaggtGATGGCAGACTG gtgttTGCAGCATCCTCTGCAGGGTTCCAGTGCACTGGATTTGAAATAAACCCTGTGCTGCTGGCCTACTCCAGAGGTAAGGCACGGTGGAGGGGGCTCCCAACCAGCCAGGCCAACTTTGTAAACAAGGACTTCTGGAAG aCTGACCTTTCAAGATATGACAATGTCACAGTATTCTTAGCCCCTGGCGTG ATGGAGGCCTTGGAGCAGAAGCTGCTAGCAGAGCTGCCTGACCATGCCAGAATCATCGCCTGCCGTTTCCCCTTCCCCCACTGGGCAGCCTTTCACTCCGAGGGATCTGACCTGGACCAGGTGTGGGCCTACAACATCAGCGCTGTCCGCAAGCCTGCCATGTGA